In Phlebotomus papatasi isolate M1 chromosome 1, Ppap_2.1, whole genome shotgun sequence, the following proteins share a genomic window:
- the LOC129799821 gene encoding uncharacterized protein DDB_G0280205 isoform X4 — MSPERPPSQDGGPMLESPSLIMSSMPIESSHVILQQHIQYSNQGIGGGGGGGGGGDGGGGGGGGIVINGNGVATGSGGGSRNVNGQGPVAVEQTGSSKLLVLQQTSENYIAANCALSFAANENNGVGNIVLLATEQMDVNPGDHNGIVTSANGADEELTPLTWLHNKDLLKGINLSCAKVQSSSDTLIKQNTGAISPTSDFLEDSCISEDNTSSIVSNSDQSIGMYSTETSPKLYISPNNNNNTINKNRNHLSTSTRTSTIQVSPGGTTTVIEYHSSGKQQQQQQNGVVGGGNVASSSNGGASTSTITTTTTTTSTPHQHFHKKYLREEHVKTLRQNQNDSGFVSPTTVGQQYEASQQQAVTPPQPVSPLRHRGGSGGGGGGGSGHHSQKSSSLNTTPSKLKHPTNQPYDPQVHTTNKPPFSFSSLIFMAIEDASEKALPVKEIYAWIVKHFPYFKTAPTGWKNSVRHNLSLNKCFQKVEKAPNMGKGSLWRVEQQYRQNLIQALTRSPFHPFSTFDKTVYKTQQGSNDSSTVSKSSSGRPLNASLTPRLSKFMAELDTPPEPPASPPIEDEYRHLTSYSYYENGTNAMLNVLVNSSENGGSATSSNSASPEKIARDWGADSSIEDVNAATAMLALKHGPKVFAETFQNGRPVITSSPSEDHTYSAGGNNNGTSTGIGNLSVNSSNSNSLDNTSNGTSSDAAYESSEESQMTSRAQEDLEEQRRKAEGVDALLNLAGVSLPPTAPIMLKRSSVDNQYHYHTSSTDAETPLSSPSPSKRSKQRPIRSKLKKKAAWLR; from the exons ATGTCACCTGAACGACCTCCATCACAGGATGGTGGTCCAATGTTGGAATCACCGAGTTTAATAATGTCATCAATGCCAATTGAATCCAGCCATGTGATCCTCCAGCAGCACATTCAGTATAGCAATCAGGGAAttggaggaggaggaggaggaggtggCGGCGGTGATGGTGGCGGCGGTGGCGGTGGTGGAATTGTGATAAATGGGAATGGTGTGGCGACAGGAAGTGGCGGTGGAAGTCGCAATGTTAATGGCCAGGGGCCAGTTGCCGTGGAGCAAACGGGGTCTTCCAAACTTTTGGTGCTACAGCAGACCAGTGAAAATTACATTGCTGCAA attGTGCATTATCGTTTGCAGCTAATGAGAATAATGGTGTTGGGAATATAGTATTGCTGGCGACAGAGCAAATGGATGTGAATCCTGGTGATCACAATGGAATTGTAACGTCGGCAAATGGTGCTGATGAAGAGTTAACACCACTCACATGGTTGCATAATAAAGATTTACTCAAGGGAATTAATCTATCGTGTGCAAAAGTTCAATCAAGTAGTGATACATTGATTAAACAGAATACAGGAGCGATATCGCCTACaagtgatttcctggaggattCGTGTATATCTGAGGATAACACATCGTCCATTGTATCCAATTCGGATCAGAGTATTGGGATGTACAGTACGGAAACATCACCAAAACTGTATATAAGTCccaataataacaataataccATTAACAAGAATCGCAATCACTTGTCAACATCAACGAGAACTTCGACAATTCAGGTTAGTCCAGGCGGTACGACGACTGTCATTGAATACCATTCGAGTGggaagcagcagcagcagcagcaaaaTGGTGTAGTAGGCGGTGGAAATGTGGCAAGTAGCAGCAATGGGGGTGCATCTACTTCAACAATCACCACTACAACTACAACAACGTCAACACCCCATCAACATTTCCACAAGAAATATCTGCGGGAGGAGCATGTGAAGACACTGAGACAAAATCAAAATGACTCGGGATTTGTCTCACCAACAACTGTGGGACAGCAGTATGAGGCTAGCCAGCAACAGGCTGTTACACCACCACAGCCCGTTTCCCCCCTGAGGCATCGTGGAGGAAGTGGAGGCGGTGGAGGAGGAGGAAGTGGTCATCATAGCCAAAAGTCGTCATCCCTCAATACAACCCCGTCAAAACTGAAACATCCAACAAATCAACCATATGATCCTCAGGTGCATACCACCAATAAGCCACCATTCAGCTTCAGTTCCCTCATCTTTATGGCCATTGAGGATGCATCGGAGAAGGCACTGCCCGTCAAGGAGATCTATGCGTGGATAGTAAAGCACTTTCCCTACTTCAAAACAGCACCAACTGGATGGAAAAACAGTGTACGCCACAATTTGTCACTCAACAAATGCTTCCAGAAAGTCGAAAAAGCTCCA AATATGGGAAAGGGATCTCTGTGGCGCGTTGAGCAGCAATATCGGCAGAATCTAATTCAGGCACTCACTCGTTCGCCTTTCCATCCATTTTCAACTTTTGACAAGACTGTGTACAAGACTCAGCAAGGGTCCAATGACTCCTCCACTGTCTCTAAG TCATCGAGTGGACGTCCATTGAATGCCTCTCTCACACCTCGCTTGTCCAAATTCATGGCTGAACTCGATACTCCACCTGAGCCACCAGCAAGTCCACCGATTGAGGATGAGTACCGTCACTTGACGTCGTACAGTTATTATGAGAATGGGACGAATGCCATGCTCAATGTCCTAGTCAACAGCAGTGAAAATGGTGGTAGTGCCACCAGTAGCAATAGTGCAAGTCCGGAGAAAATTGCAAGAGATTGGGGAGCTGACAGTAGTATTGAGGATGTCAATGCTGCAACAGCAATGTTGGCTCTCAAACATGGACCCAAGGTGTTTGCCGAGACCTTTCAAAATGG GCGTCCAGTGATTACATCTTCACCCAGTGAGGATCACACATACTCGGCAGGTGGGAACAATAATGGCACATCAACGGGAATTGGCAATTTGTCTGTCAATTCATCCAATAGCAACAGTTTGGATAATACCAGCAATGGCACATCATCTGATGCTGCTTATGAGAGTAGTGAAGAAAG TCAAATGACATCACGTGCCCAGGAAGACTTGGAGGAGCAGCGTCGTAAGGCTGAAGGTGTGGATGCTCTGTTAAATTTAGCTGGTGTCTCACTGCCACCCACAGCTCCGATTATGCTGAAACGTTCCTCGGTGGACAATCAATATCACTACCATACATCATCGACGGACGCCGAAACGCCTCTGTCGTCGCCATCACCCTCAAAGCGCTCCAAACAGCGACCAATTCGTAGCAAACTCAAAAAGAAGGCTGCATGGTTGCGGTAA